The following proteins come from a genomic window of Microbacterium sp. SY138:
- a CDS encoding ABC transporter permease — MTSVILPRVRRRRRSGSDLGFWISCGLLALIAAAAAFAPLLAPYQADSVDFAAIWEGPSAQHLLGTDQLGRDLFSRLLIGAGETLVGPVVLLALATVLGVAIGVLAAWRGGWIDTVLARATDVMFAFPGLLFVVLVIAVFGKGPATAIVALALAYAPVIAKYTRSLALSEMTRPYIDAYRVQGLGGLTICVRGVIPNLLPPLVGYLVVLFGEALMSLATLSFLGFGAQPPSSEWGLMVQEGQPGIIQGEFLPTLVPGAAIAIVVIAVNVAGVRVADRLLAKG, encoded by the coding sequence ATGACCTCCGTGATCCTCCCGCGGGTGCGCCGCCGTCGGCGGTCCGGATCCGACCTCGGTTTCTGGATCTCCTGCGGCCTCCTCGCACTCATCGCGGCGGCGGCCGCGTTCGCCCCGCTCCTCGCCCCCTACCAGGCCGACAGCGTCGACTTCGCCGCTATCTGGGAAGGGCCGAGCGCACAGCACCTGCTCGGCACGGACCAGCTCGGACGCGACCTCTTCTCCCGGCTCCTCATCGGAGCGGGTGAAACGCTCGTCGGGCCGGTGGTGCTGCTCGCGCTCGCCACCGTGCTCGGAGTGGCGATCGGTGTCCTGGCGGCGTGGCGGGGCGGATGGATCGATACGGTCCTGGCCCGCGCGACCGACGTGATGTTCGCGTTCCCCGGGCTGCTCTTCGTCGTGCTGGTCATCGCCGTGTTCGGCAAGGGGCCGGCCACGGCGATCGTGGCGCTCGCGCTCGCATACGCGCCGGTCATCGCGAAGTACACGCGCAGCCTGGCCCTGAGCGAGATGACGCGGCCCTACATCGACGCGTACCGGGTTCAGGGGCTCGGCGGCCTGACGATCTGCGTGCGCGGAGTCATCCCGAACCTGCTCCCTCCGCTCGTCGGGTATCTCGTCGTCCTCTTCGGCGAAGCCCTCATGAGTCTCGCGACGCTCAGCTTTCTCGGGTTCGGGGCGCAGCCTCCGAGCTCGGAGTGGGGCCTGATGGTCCAGGAGGGGCAACCCGGAATCATCCAGGGGGAGTTCCTTCCCACGCTCGTCCCCGGTGCCGCCATCGCCATCGTCGTCATCGCGGTGAACGTCGCCGGGGTGCGCGTGGCCGACCGACTGCTTGCGAAGGGATGA
- a CDS encoding C45 family peptidase, whose product MAAMTPIRTIEISGAPRERGRRYGEAAADLIAGSIEYYTEALTQQTGMSWAAITDSVSRWVPISEQIAPHLVEEMRGIAEGAGVAFAEIVTLNVRGEFVYDHQGPSRVTSTTARAADDERDDAVDGCTSFFLTGEGSGTGHTLVGQNWDWRTRTAGTTLIVRVVQDPLPTVIMQVEAGQVGRHGANSAGISLNANGLGGSFGAAVGVPQTLIRRLVLDQGDIASALRMLVKTRPHIASNALLADRSGFGIDLETTPSGVDWIYPERGVIAHTNHFQASVPPQLAGSYLPVAADSLLRLPRVQAGLAAVARAENPEQSYALVREAMSDHLGFPEGVCTHPHPDSPSVKQWSTLLSSCVDLTTGEYRVANGFPCETEYEVLPWNLYDGPHVELPSP is encoded by the coding sequence ATGGCGGCCATGACACCGATCCGCACGATCGAGATCAGTGGGGCGCCCCGCGAGCGCGGGCGCCGATACGGCGAGGCCGCCGCCGACCTCATCGCCGGCTCGATCGAGTACTACACGGAAGCGCTGACCCAGCAGACCGGCATGAGCTGGGCCGCGATCACGGATTCCGTCTCGCGATGGGTTCCGATCAGCGAGCAGATCGCGCCGCACCTCGTCGAGGAGATGCGGGGGATCGCGGAGGGGGCGGGTGTCGCCTTCGCCGAGATCGTCACGCTGAACGTGCGCGGCGAGTTCGTCTACGACCACCAGGGACCGTCGCGAGTCACGAGCACCACGGCCCGTGCCGCCGACGACGAGCGCGACGACGCCGTCGACGGATGCACGTCGTTCTTCCTGACGGGTGAGGGCAGCGGCACCGGGCACACGCTCGTCGGGCAGAACTGGGACTGGCGCACGCGCACCGCGGGAACGACCCTCATCGTCCGCGTCGTGCAGGATCCGCTTCCCACGGTGATCATGCAGGTGGAAGCCGGGCAGGTGGGACGCCACGGTGCCAACTCCGCCGGCATCTCGTTGAACGCCAACGGGCTCGGGGGGAGCTTCGGAGCGGCGGTCGGCGTGCCGCAGACCCTGATACGCCGACTCGTGCTCGATCAGGGCGATATCGCGAGCGCGCTCAGGATGCTGGTCAAGACCCGTCCCCATATCGCGAGCAATGCGCTCCTCGCCGACCGCAGCGGATTCGGCATCGACCTCGAGACCACGCCGAGCGGCGTGGACTGGATCTATCCCGAACGCGGCGTGATCGCGCACACCAACCACTTCCAGGCGTCCGTGCCGCCGCAGCTCGCCGGGTCCTACCTTCCGGTGGCAGCGGATTCGCTGCTTCGTCTGCCGCGTGTCCAGGCCGGGCTGGCGGCGGTCGCGCGTGCGGAGAACCCCGAACAGAGCTACGCGCTCGTGCGTGAGGCGATGTCGGATCACCTCGGCTTCCCCGAGGGTGTCTGCACGCATCCGCATCCCGACTCCCCCTCGGTGAAGCAGTGGTCGACGCTCCTCTCGAGCTGTGTCGACCTCACCACCGGCGAGTACCGCGTCGCGAACGGATTCCCCTGCGAGACCGAGTACGAGGTGCTGCCCTGGAACCTCTACGACGGCCCGCACGTCGAACTCCCCTCCCCCTGA
- a CDS encoding ABC transporter permease, protein MPFALRKLAGMVFTLVIASFIIFAAMYAAPGDPVTFLIGNPENLTPERIASVRAQYHLDEPMLVQYWHWASGVLTGDFGQSFQYHQPVSALLAARVPITLSLVAYAAVVLTVVGIGLGIVAAVRRGKAADTAIIGFTTLAASIPSFVLGIAFVAFFAVELRWFPVAGAGSAGLDRLYALTLPALTLAITALAIVSRVTRQSMIEQFSSEHVEAARASGLRERYIVRDHVLRGAWGPIITMVALVIASMIAGTVAVETVFGISGVGSLLVDAINTHDFPVVQAVLLFMVVAYMIVTTIVDLLLPVLDPRIRRRTVSA, encoded by the coding sequence ATGCCATTCGCGCTCCGCAAGCTCGCCGGCATGGTCTTCACGCTGGTGATCGCCTCCTTCATCATCTTCGCTGCGATGTACGCAGCGCCGGGTGACCCGGTCACGTTCCTCATCGGCAACCCCGAGAACCTGACCCCGGAGCGGATCGCGAGCGTCCGGGCCCAGTACCACCTGGACGAGCCGATGCTCGTCCAGTACTGGCACTGGGCCTCCGGAGTCCTCACCGGCGACTTCGGACAGTCGTTCCAGTACCACCAGCCCGTGAGCGCGCTCCTGGCGGCGAGGGTGCCCATCACCCTGTCGCTCGTCGCCTACGCGGCCGTCGTGCTCACCGTCGTCGGCATCGGCCTCGGCATCGTCGCGGCCGTGCGCCGAGGAAAGGCGGCCGATACCGCCATCATCGGATTCACGACTCTCGCCGCGAGCATCCCCTCCTTCGTGCTGGGAATCGCCTTCGTCGCGTTCTTCGCCGTGGAACTGCGATGGTTCCCCGTGGCAGGTGCGGGTTCCGCTGGACTCGATCGTCTGTATGCGCTCACGCTCCCGGCACTCACCCTCGCCATCACCGCGCTCGCCATCGTGAGCCGAGTGACACGACAGTCCATGATCGAGCAGTTCTCCTCGGAGCACGTCGAGGCCGCCCGTGCCTCGGGTCTCCGCGAGCGGTACATCGTGCGCGATCACGTCCTGCGCGGGGCCTGGGGACCCATCATCACCATGGTCGCACTCGTCATCGCGAGCATGATCGCCGGAACGGTCGCGGTCGAGACGGTGTTCGGGATCTCCGGCGTCGGCTCGCTCCTCGTCGACGCGATCAACACGCACGACTTCCCGGTGGTGCAGGCGGTGCTCCTGTTCATGGTCGTGGCCTACATGATCGTCACGACGATCGTCGATCTGCTCCTTCCCGTGCTCGACCCCCGTATCCGACGAAGGACGGTGTCCGCATGA
- a CDS encoding ABC transporter substrate-binding protein: MKKQHHPITVTIGVLAASAFVLAGCSSGSKGEDGDAALDVPFGATTPAASGPLESVTWMLGGEPTTLDADIDATTADDTVLANVCDRLMQVQPDLTLGPGLASDAEWTDDTHLVFTIRQGALFHDGSPVSTADVVWSMQRHSEDGAAESDEYRNVVSIEQTGADQITVTTAQPDAILLQAMAGDGGIVWNPRVIEAEGEDFGSPGSASACSGPYQVTSWDAGSQLTITRFPEYWNSDVDALTDEVVFRWADETAIANSVTTGEAQGSFLENAGAARSFIGSADVSVYQGPSTNAWVLETTDRGALTDERIRQALSLALDRTGVATAAFGGLAQPWKTPVGSGAWGYEVDTFEQAYDALEGAPAKPSEADLAAAKDLIAEAGAPSAPIVVASNGSSTHNVIANALVAAAQSIGLEAEITVIPQVQYGDFYSDPDLRGQADLWPDEYYISKNDPLGFYKNGASDASVNFGVFSDPEYDALVDEGYAATDDVERAEITTELQKRWVEHAVWIPVVATPSTLIMSKTVTGVPASAAFIYYPWAVDLGSAKG; the protein is encoded by the coding sequence ATGAAGAAGCAGCATCACCCCATCACCGTGACGATCGGCGTGCTCGCCGCCTCGGCATTCGTGCTCGCCGGCTGCAGTTCGGGCTCGAAGGGCGAAGACGGCGACGCCGCGCTCGACGTGCCTTTCGGCGCGACGACACCCGCCGCCTCCGGCCCGCTCGAGAGCGTGACGTGGATGCTCGGCGGAGAGCCGACGACACTCGATGCCGACATCGATGCGACCACCGCCGACGACACGGTTCTCGCGAACGTCTGCGACCGGCTCATGCAGGTGCAGCCCGACCTGACCCTCGGCCCCGGGCTGGCATCGGACGCCGAGTGGACCGACGACACCCATCTCGTCTTCACCATCAGGCAGGGGGCGCTGTTCCACGACGGCAGCCCCGTGAGCACGGCGGACGTCGTGTGGAGCATGCAGCGCCACTCCGAGGACGGTGCCGCCGAATCCGACGAGTACCGGAACGTGGTCTCGATCGAGCAGACCGGCGCCGACCAGATCACCGTCACGACAGCCCAGCCGGATGCGATCCTGCTCCAGGCGATGGCGGGCGACGGCGGTATCGTCTGGAACCCGCGCGTCATCGAAGCCGAAGGGGAGGACTTCGGCAGCCCCGGCTCCGCCTCCGCGTGCAGCGGGCCGTACCAGGTGACGTCGTGGGACGCGGGGTCGCAGCTCACCATCACCAGGTTCCCCGAGTACTGGAACTCCGACGTCGATGCCCTCACGGACGAGGTCGTCTTCCGATGGGCCGACGAGACCGCGATAGCCAACTCGGTCACGACGGGCGAGGCCCAGGGGTCGTTCCTCGAGAACGCCGGCGCCGCCCGGAGTTTCATCGGGAGCGCCGATGTGTCCGTGTATCAAGGCCCGTCGACGAACGCATGGGTGCTCGAGACGACCGATCGCGGCGCACTGACGGATGAGCGCATCCGGCAGGCCCTCTCGCTCGCCCTCGACCGGACCGGCGTCGCCACGGCTGCCTTCGGCGGTCTCGCCCAGCCATGGAAGACACCCGTCGGCTCGGGAGCATGGGGATACGAGGTCGACACCTTCGAGCAGGCCTACGACGCCCTCGAGGGCGCGCCCGCGAAGCCGAGCGAGGCCGATCTCGCGGCGGCCAAGGACCTGATCGCCGAGGCCGGCGCCCCTTCCGCCCCGATCGTCGTCGCCTCGAACGGCTCCTCGACACACAACGTGATCGCGAATGCGCTGGTCGCCGCGGCGCAATCGATCGGGCTCGAGGCGGAGATCACCGTGATCCCGCAGGTGCAGTACGGCGACTTCTACTCCGACCCCGACCTCCGAGGCCAGGCCGATCTGTGGCCCGACGAGTACTACATCTCGAAGAACGACCCCCTCGGCTTCTACAAGAACGGCGCGTCCGATGCGAGCGTGAACTTCGGCGTCTTCTCCGACCCGGAATACGATGCGCTGGTGGACGAGGGCTACGCCGCGACCGATGACGTCGAGCGCGCCGAGATCACGACAGAGCTGCAGAAGCGCTGGGTGGAGCACGCGGTGTGGATCCCGGTCGTCGCGACGCCGTCGACGCTCATCATGTCGAAGACGGTGACGGGTGTCCCCGCCTCTGCGGCGTTCATCTACTACCCGTGGGCCGTCGATCTCGGCAGCGCGAAGGGGTAG
- a CDS encoding betaine/proline/choline family ABC transporter ATP-binding protein (Members of the family are the ATP-binding subunit of ABC transporters for substrates such as betaine, L-proline or other amino acids, choline, carnitine, etc. The substrate specificity is best determined from the substrate-binding subunit, rather than this subunit, as it interacts with the permease subunit and not with substrate directly.), with amino-acid sequence MSEIALEARHLYKVFGKNPNTAVRRLKAGESRAAVADAGTAAVIDASFTVNRGEIFVIMGLSGSGKSTIIRMLNGLHDVTDGTVTVNGDPITGIPSSRLREIRRDRISMVFQHFALLPHRSVAANVAYPLELKGTPKAERLAKAEEILSLVGLEGQGEKLPSELSGGMQQRVGIARALAADSDILLMDEAFSALDPLIRREMQEQLLELQQKLQKTIVFITHDLNEAMFLGDRIAVMRDGRIVQIGTPEDILMDPANDYVEQFVQDVDRARVLTAANVMERPRPVVPHTAGPRTALRQMRDAYMSATYVVGRDRQLVGVVTDRDAVKLVRNGATTLDSIIKPVLQSVREDDVLMNLFVPAVESPLPLAVIDADGRLVGVIPRVTLLAALGPGPGATEEITLPMMPMPQAEIDAVLDDGWTADPVDAPTTEEVR; translated from the coding sequence GTGTCCGAAATCGCTCTCGAAGCGCGCCATCTGTACAAGGTTTTCGGTAAGAATCCGAACACCGCCGTCCGTCGACTGAAAGCCGGTGAGAGCCGTGCCGCCGTCGCGGATGCCGGTACCGCGGCGGTCATCGACGCCAGCTTCACCGTCAACCGCGGTGAGATCTTCGTCATCATGGGGCTGTCCGGATCGGGCAAGTCCACCATCATCCGCATGCTCAACGGTCTGCACGACGTCACCGACGGCACCGTCACCGTCAACGGCGACCCGATCACCGGCATCCCGTCATCGAGGCTCCGCGAGATCCGTCGTGACCGCATCTCGATGGTGTTCCAGCACTTCGCACTGCTGCCGCACCGCTCGGTCGCCGCGAACGTCGCCTACCCGCTCGAGCTCAAGGGCACTCCCAAGGCCGAGCGTCTGGCCAAGGCGGAGGAGATCCTCTCCCTGGTCGGCCTCGAGGGCCAGGGCGAGAAGCTCCCCTCCGAACTCTCCGGCGGAATGCAGCAGCGCGTGGGCATCGCCCGTGCGCTCGCCGCCGACAGCGACATCCTGTTGATGGACGAGGCGTTCAGTGCCCTCGACCCGCTGATCCGCCGCGAGATGCAGGAGCAGCTGCTCGAACTGCAGCAGAAGCTGCAGAAGACGATCGTCTTCATCACCCACGACCTGAACGAGGCCATGTTCCTGGGCGACCGCATCGCGGTCATGCGCGACGGCCGTATCGTGCAGATCGGCACGCCGGAGGACATCCTGATGGACCCGGCCAACGACTACGTCGAGCAGTTCGTGCAGGACGTCGACCGCGCTCGCGTGCTCACCGCCGCGAACGTGATGGAGCGCCCGCGCCCCGTCGTGCCGCACACCGCCGGCCCCCGCACGGCGCTGCGGCAGATGCGCGACGCGTACATGTCGGCCACCTACGTCGTCGGCCGCGACCGGCAGCTCGTGGGCGTCGTGACCGACCGGGATGCGGTCAAGCTCGTGCGCAACGGCGCGACCACCCTCGATTCGATCATCAAGCCCGTGCTGCAGAGCGTGCGCGAGGACGACGTGCTGATGAACCTCTTCGTCCCCGCCGTCGAGTCTCCGCTGCCGCTCGCCGTGATCGACGCCGACGGCCGTCTCGTGGGTGTGATCCCGCGCGTCACCCTGCTCGCCGCCCTCGGCCCCGGGCCCGGCGCGACCGAGGAGATCACCCTGCCGATGATGCCGATGCCCCAGGCCGAGATCGATGCCGTGCTCGATGACGGGTGGACCGCCGACCCGGTCGACGCCCCGACCACGGAGGAGGTGCGCTGA
- a CDS encoding glycine betaine ABC transporter substrate-binding protein, whose amino-acid sequence MKKKILAITALGAAAALTLAGCSGDGAGGTGGGDGSADDKGTITLGFLPSWTDGLSTAYLLQDQLEKIGYTVEMKTLTEAGPLYTGLAQGDVDMYPSAWPELTHASYMEKYGDDIEDLGKYYENAKLTLAVPEYSELTSIEDLMGKGAEFDGKIYGIEPGAGLTAQTQKMMPEYGLDSEYELVTSSTAAMLTELKTATDKQEDIVVTLWRPFWANDAFPVKDLEDPKGAMGKAEGLHFLGTKGFAEEFPDAAELIEKIKLDDAQYGALEDLVVNEYGEGKEADAVDAWLKEYGDQFDWAVTS is encoded by the coding sequence ATGAAGAAGAAGATCCTCGCAATCACAGCGCTCGGTGCCGCAGCGGCGCTCACCCTCGCCGGATGCAGCGGCGACGGCGCCGGCGGTACGGGCGGCGGCGACGGCTCGGCCGATGACAAGGGCACGATCACGCTGGGCTTCCTGCCCTCGTGGACCGACGGCCTCAGCACCGCATACCTGCTGCAGGACCAGCTCGAGAAGATCGGCTACACGGTCGAGATGAAGACGCTCACCGAGGCGGGACCGCTCTACACCGGACTCGCGCAGGGTGACGTCGACATGTACCCGTCGGCGTGGCCCGAACTCACCCACGCCTCGTACATGGAGAAGTACGGCGACGACATCGAGGATCTGGGCAAGTACTACGAGAATGCCAAGCTCACGCTCGCCGTGCCCGAGTACTCCGAGCTCACCTCGATCGAGGACCTCATGGGCAAGGGTGCCGAGTTCGACGGCAAGATCTACGGCATCGAGCCGGGCGCGGGTCTCACCGCCCAGACCCAGAAGATGATGCCCGAGTACGGACTCGACAGCGAGTACGAACTCGTGACCTCGTCGACCGCGGCCATGCTCACCGAGCTGAAGACCGCGACCGACAAGCAGGAGGACATCGTCGTGACGCTGTGGCGTCCGTTCTGGGCCAACGATGCCTTCCCCGTGAAGGACCTCGAAGACCCGAAGGGCGCCATGGGCAAGGCCGAGGGCCTGCACTTCCTGGGCACCAAGGGCTTCGCGGAGGAGTTCCCCGATGCCGCTGAGCTGATCGAGAAGATCAAGCTCGACGACGCGCAGTACGGCGCACTCGAAGACCTCGTGGTGAACGAGTACGGCGAGGGCAAGGAAGCCGACGCGGTCGACGCGTGGCTGAAGGAGTACGGCGACCAGTTCGACTGGGCCGTCACCAGCTGA
- a CDS encoding proline/glycine betaine ABC transporter permease: MDGFRIPIGTWIESAVDWIKDNLDGLLDVISFVMSFLVDGLTRALLAPNFVVIIVIAALIAWVVRSWQLAIGTIVSFALIVGMDLWVPAMQTLALVLVAAVIAVLIAVPLGIWSARNATVRAVLKPVLDFMQTMPAFVYLIPAIVFFGIGVVPGLVATVIFALPPGVRLTELGIRGVDSETVEAGQAFGAKPGQILRGIQLPLAMPTIMAGVNQVIMLALSMAVIAGMAGADGLGKMVVEAISTINIPKGVEAGLGVVLIAVFLDRVTAALGAPGENRSSLLGMIERRRTPNGGGTASAPAPEVIEQQDAAAAAERAEVAPRRNAVGGGVH; encoded by the coding sequence ATGGATGGCTTCCGCATTCCCATCGGAACCTGGATCGAGTCCGCTGTCGACTGGATCAAGGACAACCTCGACGGCCTGCTCGATGTGATCTCGTTCGTGATGAGCTTCCTCGTCGACGGCCTCACCCGAGCGCTCCTCGCCCCGAACTTCGTGGTCATCATCGTGATCGCCGCACTCATCGCCTGGGTCGTGCGCTCGTGGCAGCTCGCGATCGGCACGATCGTGTCGTTCGCGCTGATCGTGGGGATGGACCTCTGGGTCCCCGCCATGCAGACTCTCGCCTTGGTGCTCGTCGCCGCCGTGATCGCGGTACTGATCGCCGTGCCGCTCGGCATCTGGTCGGCGCGCAACGCCACGGTGCGCGCGGTGCTCAAGCCCGTGCTCGACTTCATGCAGACCATGCCGGCGTTCGTGTACCTGATCCCCGCGATCGTGTTCTTCGGCATCGGCGTGGTGCCGGGCCTGGTGGCCACCGTGATCTTCGCGCTGCCTCCGGGCGTGCGCCTGACCGAGCTCGGCATCCGTGGCGTCGACTCCGAGACCGTCGAGGCGGGACAGGCCTTCGGTGCGAAGCCCGGCCAGATCCTGCGCGGTATCCAGCTGCCGCTCGCGATGCCGACCATCATGGCCGGCGTCAACCAGGTCATCATGCTCGCCCTGTCGATGGCGGTCATCGCCGGTATGGCCGGCGCGGACGGTCTCGGGAAGATGGTCGTCGAGGCGATCTCGACGATCAACATCCCGAAGGGCGTGGAGGCCGGCCTCGGCGTCGTGCTGATCGCGGTCTTCCTCGACCGCGTCACCGCGGCGCTGGGCGCGCCGGGCGAGAACCGGTCGTCGCTGCTCGGCATGATCGAGCGTCGACGCACTCCGAACGGTGGCGGAACAGCATCCGCTCCCGCTCCCGAGGTCATCGAGCAGCAGGATGCCGCGGCTGCGGCGGAACGTGCCGAAGTCGCTCCGCGACGCAACGCCGTCGGTGGCGGAGTGCACTGA
- a CDS encoding MurR/RpiR family transcriptional regulator, which yields MEPFVTSDTENPALSGLRARIARTWNDLSKSERAVCRVLSSTSAEHILYASAAELGTQSGTSNASVVRTLQKLGYSGLSHLKQEVAAPFSSSVSPEVRLKTRIEHIGQDLARIQQETWDEAASLIELARSSNDDDAYSAAITLLMRAESIYCYGLGASGIAAENLALRLRRTGLSTRRLSTDGFRLADEVLNLGAKDVLVIFAPGRVTRDIDVLLDHAQLMGAGVILVTDELHERLSSRVDAILTAPHTPTGLTSESLSAILISDVLVQGISAVAPDAALRSSQLLNDVRARLGY from the coding sequence ATGGAACCGTTTGTAACAAGCGATACAGAGAACCCCGCGCTCTCCGGCCTCCGCGCGCGCATCGCCAGGACGTGGAACGATCTCTCGAAATCCGAACGTGCCGTCTGCCGCGTGCTCTCATCGACGTCAGCCGAGCACATCCTCTATGCGAGCGCCGCCGAACTGGGCACCCAGAGCGGCACCTCGAACGCCTCCGTCGTGCGCACCCTGCAGAAGCTCGGATACTCGGGCCTCTCACATCTGAAGCAGGAGGTGGCCGCTCCGTTCTCGAGCAGCGTCTCGCCCGAGGTGCGCCTCAAGACCCGCATCGAGCACATCGGCCAGGATCTCGCCCGCATCCAGCAGGAGACCTGGGATGAGGCGGCGTCGCTCATCGAACTCGCCCGCAGCTCGAACGACGACGACGCGTATTCCGCCGCCATCACGCTGCTCATGCGCGCCGAGAGCATCTATTGCTACGGCCTCGGCGCCTCCGGGATCGCCGCCGAGAACCTCGCACTGCGCCTACGACGCACGGGACTCTCCACTCGACGGCTCAGCACCGACGGATTCCGTCTCGCAGACGAGGTCCTGAACCTCGGGGCGAAGGACGTCCTCGTCATCTTCGCGCCTGGACGGGTCACCCGCGACATCGATGTGCTCCTGGACCACGCGCAGTTGATGGGCGCCGGCGTCATCCTCGTGACCGACGAGCTCCACGAGAGGCTCTCCTCCCGTGTCGACGCGATCCTGACCGCACCGCACACCCCCACAGGGCTGACCTCCGAGAGCCTCTCGGCGATCCTGATCTCGGACGTGCTGGTCCAGGGCATCTCCGCCGTCGCCCCCGATGCGGCACTGCGTTCTTCGCAGCTGCTCAACGACGTTCGGGCACGACTGGGCTACTGA
- a CDS encoding ABC transporter ATP-binding protein has product MLLDIQDLDLAFGEGDDAVRILAGVSLTVDRGELVGLVGESGSGKSTTARAVLALYGDEASIEGSIRVDGTQMVAADGSTRRRVRSDSVSLVQQDPRAALNPVRRIGDSLTERLVRVHGWRRGRAEAHIVQLLAAVGLTHPERRMRQYPHELSGGMLQRVVIACALSTDPALLLADEATSALDVTTQAEIIAIFQRQIRDRGLGMLFITHDLALAGAICDRIHVLRQGEIVETLTTPGLFADAVHPYTLSLIAAAPVLDTKEAS; this is encoded by the coding sequence ATGCTCCTCGACATCCAGGACCTTGACCTGGCCTTCGGCGAAGGAGACGACGCGGTTCGGATCCTCGCCGGTGTCAGCCTCACGGTGGACCGCGGTGAGCTCGTCGGACTCGTGGGAGAGTCGGGCTCGGGCAAGTCCACGACGGCTCGCGCCGTCCTCGCGCTCTACGGCGATGAGGCGTCGATCGAGGGGAGCATCCGCGTCGACGGCACCCAGATGGTCGCCGCCGATGGGAGCACCCGGCGCCGAGTGCGCTCCGATTCCGTCTCGCTGGTGCAGCAGGATCCGCGCGCCGCGCTCAATCCGGTGCGGCGCATCGGGGACTCGCTCACCGAACGACTCGTCCGCGTGCACGGCTGGCGACGAGGTCGCGCCGAGGCGCATATCGTCCAGCTCCTCGCCGCGGTGGGACTCACCCACCCGGAGCGGAGAATGCGACAGTACCCGCATGAGCTCTCGGGCGGCATGCTCCAGCGCGTGGTCATCGCTTGCGCACTGAGCACCGATCCCGCGCTCCTGCTCGCCGATGAGGCGACGAGTGCGCTCGACGTGACGACGCAGGCCGAGATCATCGCGATCTTCCAACGGCAGATCCGCGACCGTGGTCTCGGCATGCTCTTCATCACCCACGACCTGGCGCTCGCCGGAGCGATCTGCGATCGGATCCATGTGCTCCGGCAGGGCGAGATCGTCGAGACGCTGACGACACCGGGCCTGTTCGCGGACGCCGTCCATCCGTACACGCTCTCGCTGATCGCCGCGGCCCCGGTGCTCGACACGAAGGAGGCGTCATGA